A genomic stretch from Algoriphagus halophilus includes:
- a CDS encoding PAS domain-containing protein, whose product MDSNHFFLILMDVEGNLLDSNKIFKEAVEGVETASLSSYLSESSCRDFANTMDELLSCPKEKQHLLLELRGGRNNPKVWIEFSVITNLDMDLLGVVGIGIDFQFLKQEIPLDNLSDILGLPSLLLDENFCVIEVEDVVRNWLGIDLDEFSDKRIFDSELGLEIVTNTSWRSLSLSHESSQFLPLKDSKLGHEFTGLMVQHKKGYQLFFLPKMKEPFSLQTSKPFSETQLTAIPGSVWVVDSDMNLIQQNNAGKVLSESWSGSKFQEGSKLQFTSDSSRFTQLKENVRKCLLKGSSSEIELNLKLNEDEFGFWKVNVKPVLNPNGDRVAALIQAIDISAWGNKLVEIQNENKKLKELALKPSHVLRSPLSSMLGLLDLIDPHQLDIENQKYFSYLKPLAKELDDVIRTNAKNMSVFD is encoded by the coding sequence ATGGATTCTAATCATTTTTTTCTCATCCTGATGGATGTGGAAGGAAATCTATTGGACTCTAATAAAATCTTTAAAGAGGCTGTTGAGGGAGTAGAAACTGCTTCCTTGTCTTCGTATTTGTCTGAAAGCTCCTGTAGAGATTTTGCAAATACCATGGATGAGTTATTGTCTTGTCCAAAAGAAAAGCAGCACTTATTATTAGAATTGAGAGGAGGTAGAAACAATCCGAAGGTTTGGATTGAGTTTTCAGTCATCACCAATCTTGACATGGACTTATTAGGTGTAGTTGGGATAGGGATAGATTTTCAGTTTCTAAAGCAGGAAATACCTTTGGATAATCTTAGTGATATCCTGGGTTTACCAAGTTTACTTTTAGACGAGAATTTCTGTGTAATTGAAGTCGAGGATGTTGTCAGAAATTGGCTTGGTATAGACTTGGATGAATTTTCTGATAAACGAATTTTTGATTCCGAGCTTGGTTTGGAAATAGTAACCAATACCTCCTGGAGGAGCTTGTCGTTGAGTCATGAGAGCTCCCAATTTCTACCTCTAAAAGATTCCAAACTAGGTCATGAATTCACGGGCTTAATGGTCCAACATAAAAAAGGGTATCAACTTTTTTTTCTTCCAAAAATGAAAGAACCATTTTCTCTTCAAACTTCAAAACCATTTAGTGAAACTCAGTTAACAGCAATTCCTGGTTCTGTTTGGGTGGTGGATTCGGATATGAATTTGATCCAGCAAAATAATGCGGGTAAAGTACTTTCAGAATCCTGGTCTGGCTCGAAATTCCAAGAGGGATCAAAGCTCCAATTCACTTCCGATTCCTCTAGATTTACTCAATTAAAGGAAAATGTAAGGAAATGCCTTTTAAAAGGAAGTTCCTCCGAAATAGAACTGAATCTCAAACTGAATGAGGATGAGTTTGGGTTTTGGAAAGTGAATGTAAAGCCTGTTTTGAATCCAAATGGAGATCGAGTTGCGGCCTTGATACAAGCGATAGACATTTCTGCTTGGGGAAATAAATTGGTAGAGATTCAGAATGAAAATAAAAAGCTGAAGGAGCTGGCATTAAAGCCTTCCCACGTGTTGCGCTCTCCATTGTCTTCCATGTTGGGGCTTTTGGATTTGATCGACCCTCATCAACTGGATATAGAAAATCAAAAATATTTTTCATACCTCAAGCCATTGGCGAAAGAGTTGGATGATGTCATCCGGACCAATGCCAAAAACATGAGTGTATTTGATTAA
- a CDS encoding ABC transporter ATP-binding protein → MISAQHIKKTFGKLQVLDDISLEIHQAGIVAILGPNGSGKTTFLKILLGMVIPDAGEMYYQNQNISKSHLYRKFIGYLPQIARFPDNLTVSEIIGMIADVRNEPSDPERLVQLFGVGKFLDKKLGNLSGGTRQKVNIVLTFMFDTPVIVLDEPTAGLDPVALIKLKELIYQEKAKGKIILITSHIMSLVEELADEVVFLLEGSIYFQGTITELKSKTATEDLEHAIATILEP, encoded by the coding sequence ATGATAAGCGCCCAACATATAAAAAAAACTTTTGGAAAGCTCCAGGTATTGGATGATATCTCTCTGGAAATCCATCAGGCAGGAATCGTGGCCATACTTGGACCCAATGGATCTGGTAAAACGACTTTTCTTAAAATACTGCTTGGGATGGTGATTCCGGATGCGGGAGAGATGTATTATCAGAATCAGAATATTTCAAAAAGCCATTTATATAGGAAATTCATAGGTTATCTGCCCCAGATCGCCCGATTTCCGGATAATTTGACGGTTTCTGAAATCATAGGAATGATTGCTGATGTCAGAAATGAACCTTCGGATCCAGAAAGACTGGTTCAGCTTTTTGGGGTGGGAAAATTCCTGGACAAAAAGCTAGGCAACCTCTCTGGAGGTACCAGACAAAAGGTCAATATCGTCCTTACTTTTATGTTTGATACGCCCGTGATCGTGTTGGACGAACCAACAGCAGGCTTGGATCCTGTTGCCCTGATCAAGCTGAAAGAATTGATTTATCAGGAAAAAGCAAAAGGTAAAATCATACTAATAACTTCTCATATTATGAGTTTGGTAGAAGAGCTTGCCGATGAGGTGGTATTCCTCTTGGAAGGCAGTATTTATTTCCAGGGCACTATCACTGAATTAAAGTCAAAAACCGCAACTGAAGATTTAGAACATGCAATCGCGACAATTCTAGAGCCATGA
- a CDS encoding phosphoenolpyruvate carboxylase: protein MHKTYDTEVAKRFTIYNSLFLDLPFDDIYRTGTLLPILGTACQKGFQSGLTPKQIIEGFFEEMMSNNTETEQTNLLFKMIQYVERQVVLFDSIEDAAFEKINDLSGKGSIKALIARADNDHKREALIEKLKNFSVRLTLTAHPTQFYPGSVLGIITDLENAIRSDDIGKINLLLKQLGKTGFINREKPTPYEEAISLIWYLENVFYQSISDITIRLLSTLDIPLHTWENPGLLKIGFWPGGDRDGNPFVTHDTTVKVAERLQKWILRCYYRDLRKLKRRLTFKNVEDKVLHIERSIYKTLFEDEAVYTSKEQLLDDLLKVRETLIQDHNGMFIDLLDQFILKVKIFGLHFAYMDVRQDSRKHDSLWGEIFELKGIDWAETEDDQIEQILAIKDLPDLEEVQDDFHKEMLQTLGVIGQVQKSNGEEALHRYIISNCQSRKHLLEVYQLAKLTVGEGKENLPLDIVPLFETIDDLAEAPEIMTSLYHLPEYRAHLASRGNKQTIMLGFSDGTKDGGYLQANWSILRAKEELTRVSRENGIEIAFFDGRGGPPARGGGNMHNFYASLGEKVENSEIQVTIQGQTISANYGKQASCTYNFEQLLSAGLENHLYSDSENNLSESQRALIQELADKAYESYKDFKNHDKFVPYLEHVTPLKYFGMTNIGSRPLKRGKGGGLKFEDLRAIPFVGSWAQMKQNIPGFYGVGTAIEKLEEEGRIDEVKELYQNSLFFRTLLGNSMQSLNKCFYPATAYLRDNKSYGEFWQIMFDEYNKSILKLKEVSEMEELMGDNQVSKKSIAIREKIVLPLITIQQYAIQSMLESGKSSELFQKLILRSMFGIINAARNAA, encoded by the coding sequence ATGCATAAAACCTATGATACCGAAGTCGCGAAGCGATTTACGATTTACAACAGTTTATTTTTAGATCTTCCTTTTGATGATATCTACCGTACCGGTACTTTATTGCCAATTTTAGGTACAGCATGTCAGAAAGGCTTTCAATCCGGTCTAACTCCCAAGCAGATCATTGAAGGTTTTTTTGAGGAAATGATGTCAAACAATACCGAGACAGAACAGACCAACCTTTTGTTTAAAATGATCCAATATGTGGAGAGGCAAGTGGTACTGTTTGACTCCATAGAAGATGCTGCATTCGAAAAAATCAATGATTTGAGTGGAAAAGGTTCCATTAAAGCCTTGATCGCAAGAGCGGATAATGATCATAAGCGAGAGGCCTTGATTGAGAAATTGAAGAATTTCTCTGTTCGACTTACGTTGACTGCCCACCCCACCCAATTTTATCCAGGCAGTGTACTTGGGATCATTACTGATTTAGAGAATGCGATTCGTTCCGATGATATTGGAAAAATCAATTTGTTATTAAAGCAATTGGGGAAAACAGGCTTTATCAATAGGGAAAAACCAACCCCCTATGAAGAAGCCATCAGTTTGATATGGTATTTAGAAAATGTGTTTTATCAAAGTATTTCTGATATCACCATCAGGTTGCTTTCTACCCTAGATATTCCACTTCATACCTGGGAGAACCCTGGTTTATTGAAAATTGGATTCTGGCCCGGCGGTGACCGGGATGGTAACCCATTTGTAACCCATGATACCACCGTCAAAGTAGCTGAAAGGCTTCAGAAGTGGATTCTAAGATGTTATTATAGAGATCTTAGAAAATTGAAAAGAAGGTTGACCTTCAAAAATGTAGAGGATAAAGTACTTCATATTGAGCGGTCTATTTATAAAACGCTTTTTGAGGATGAGGCAGTTTATACTTCCAAAGAGCAGCTTTTAGACGATTTGCTAAAGGTTAGGGAGACGTTGATTCAAGATCATAATGGGATGTTTATAGATCTTCTTGACCAGTTTATTTTAAAAGTCAAGATTTTCGGTCTCCATTTCGCTTATATGGATGTAAGGCAGGATAGTAGAAAGCATGATAGCCTTTGGGGAGAAATATTTGAATTAAAAGGGATTGATTGGGCTGAAACAGAAGATGACCAGATTGAGCAAATTTTAGCCATCAAAGATTTACCTGACTTAGAGGAGGTGCAAGATGATTTTCATAAAGAAATGCTCCAAACTTTAGGGGTGATTGGACAAGTCCAAAAATCCAATGGAGAAGAAGCATTGCATCGCTATATCATTTCTAATTGTCAATCTAGAAAGCACCTGTTAGAAGTGTATCAATTGGCAAAACTCACTGTGGGAGAGGGGAAAGAAAATCTACCTTTGGATATAGTACCACTTTTTGAAACGATTGATGATTTGGCCGAAGCACCAGAGATCATGACTTCCCTCTATCACTTGCCTGAGTACAGAGCACATTTGGCAAGCAGAGGTAATAAACAAACCATCATGTTGGGATTCTCTGATGGAACAAAGGATGGGGGTTACCTTCAGGCTAACTGGTCTATTTTGAGAGCGAAAGAAGAACTGACCAGGGTTTCCAGAGAGAATGGGATTGAGATAGCCTTTTTTGATGGTAGAGGAGGACCTCCAGCAAGAGGTGGTGGAAACATGCATAATTTCTATGCTTCCTTGGGAGAGAAAGTTGAAAACTCGGAAATCCAAGTTACGATTCAAGGACAGACCATTTCTGCTAATTATGGAAAACAAGCTTCCTGCACCTATAACTTTGAGCAGTTGTTAAGTGCTGGGTTAGAGAATCATTTGTATTCAGATTCAGAAAATAACCTTAGTGAAAGCCAAAGGGCATTGATTCAGGAACTTGCCGATAAGGCATATGAATCCTATAAGGACTTCAAAAACCACGATAAATTCGTTCCATACCTGGAACATGTAACTCCGTTGAAATATTTTGGAATGACCAATATCGGTTCCAGACCTCTCAAAAGAGGAAAAGGTGGAGGACTTAAATTTGAAGATTTGAGAGCGATTCCTTTCGTGGGTAGTTGGGCTCAAATGAAGCAAAACATCCCTGGTTTTTATGGAGTAGGAACCGCCATCGAAAAGCTTGAAGAAGAAGGACGAATTGATGAGGTGAAGGAGCTCTATCAAAATAGCTTGTTTTTCCGAACCTTGCTTGGTAACTCCATGCAGTCTCTCAATAAATGTTTTTATCCGGCAACAGCCTACTTGAGGGATAATAAGAGTTACGGGGAGTTTTGGCAAATTATGTTTGATGAATACAATAAATCAATACTGAAATTGAAAGAGGTTTCTGAAATGGAAGAGTTGATGGGAGATAATCAAGTAAGTAAAAAATCCATTGCAATTCGTGAAAAAATTGTTCTGCCTCTGATTACCATTCAGCAATATGCGATTCAGTCCATGCTAGAATCTGGAAAGAGTTCAGAACTATTTCAGAAATTAATTCTTAGAAGTATGTTTGGAATTATCAATGCGGCAAGAAATGCAGCGTAA
- a CDS encoding DUF4136 domain-containing protein — protein sequence MKIKKLLVPYLILLVSFGCTSSLVTVEGEDYQNFNLSDYQSYGFMEIENTAPDNPYFQKAIDLIKKDIESEMSTRGLSVSSNPDLLVNIGLLVEDKVQTRTTSLATDPFTYTGQRRYTWKSEEVPVNTYKEGSITMHLIDPTLNTAVWIGSIDRVVPKKDDKKAEAIQFAVSELFKEIDQN from the coding sequence ATGAAAATCAAAAAGCTACTAGTTCCATACCTGATATTGTTAGTCAGTTTTGGATGTACTTCTTCTTTGGTGACGGTGGAGGGTGAGGACTACCAAAACTTCAATCTTTCCGATTATCAAAGCTATGGATTCATGGAAATTGAAAATACAGCCCCTGATAATCCATATTTTCAGAAAGCCATTGACCTGATCAAAAAGGATATTGAGTCAGAAATGAGCACTCGTGGATTGAGTGTTTCTTCCAATCCAGATTTATTGGTAAACATTGGCCTATTGGTGGAGGATAAGGTGCAAACCAGGACGACCAGTTTGGCCACGGATCCATTTACCTATACAGGACAAAGACGGTATACATGGAAAAGTGAAGAGGTGCCGGTAAATACCTACAAAGAAGGAAGCATTACCATGCACCTAATAGATCCAACATTAAATACAGCAGTTTGGATAGGTTCCATTGATCGAGTAGTCCCTAAAAAAGACGATAAAAAAGCAGAAGCAATCCAATTCGCCGTGAGTGAATTGTTCAAAGAAATTGACCAAAATTAA
- a CDS encoding nitrous oxide reductase family maturation protein NosD, whose amino-acid sequence MVHRIYFLILLIYLFSNAQAKTLNVCEQCQFKELITAIEQAQKGDTVLVKAGIYPSKAISITKSIVLIGEKGAILDGMADSYVLKLLADSITVSGFDLRNSGRSYTKDYAAIYTFGIADFQILNNQISESFFGILIEKSKNGLIQGNKVKGVAVQEDQSGNGIHLWHAQQVQVLKNEVSGMRDGIYLEFVDESRIAENYTHQNVRYGLHFMFSNHDEYLENVFQNNGAGVAVMFSKWIRMEANQFIDNWGTASYGLLLKEIYDGEVLNNTFQENTLGVYVDGSTRVNYIGNTFKQNGWAIKVSGGCYANKFSRNNFHGNSFDLSYNSKMNDNSFDGNFWGSYSGYDLDKDGVGDQPYRPVKLFSYIVNQTPETIVLLRSLFIDLINFSEKVSPSFTPDDLVDHSPSMKQFQ is encoded by the coding sequence ATGGTACACCGAATTTACTTCCTGATTCTCTTGATCTACCTGTTTTCAAATGCTCAGGCAAAGACTCTGAATGTCTGTGAGCAATGTCAATTCAAGGAGTTGATCACGGCAATCGAACAGGCCCAAAAAGGTGATACAGTTTTGGTAAAAGCGGGAATTTACCCATCCAAGGCTATTTCTATCACCAAATCCATTGTTTTGATAGGTGAAAAAGGAGCAATACTTGACGGAATGGCCGACAGCTATGTATTGAAGCTTTTGGCTGATAGCATTACTGTTTCTGGTTTTGATTTGAGAAATTCAGGAAGGAGCTATACCAAAGATTATGCTGCCATCTATACCTTTGGGATTGCTGATTTCCAGATTCTAAACAATCAAATCAGCGAATCATTCTTTGGGATTTTGATAGAGAAATCTAAAAATGGGTTGATTCAGGGGAATAAAGTGAAGGGAGTTGCTGTCCAGGAGGACCAATCGGGAAACGGCATCCACCTGTGGCATGCCCAACAAGTCCAAGTACTCAAAAATGAGGTTTCCGGTATGCGTGACGGGATTTATCTGGAGTTTGTGGATGAAAGCCGTATTGCTGAAAACTATACACATCAAAACGTCCGCTATGGATTGCACTTTATGTTTTCCAACCATGACGAGTACCTGGAAAATGTATTTCAAAATAATGGAGCAGGAGTAGCAGTCATGTTTTCCAAGTGGATAAGAATGGAAGCAAACCAATTTATTGACAACTGGGGCACAGCTTCCTATGGCCTTTTGCTGAAAGAAATTTATGATGGAGAGGTTCTGAACAATACATTTCAGGAAAACACCCTTGGAGTCTATGTCGATGGATCTACGAGAGTGAATTACATAGGCAATACATTCAAGCAAAATGGCTGGGCGATCAAGGTTTCCGGAGGATGCTATGCCAATAAATTTTCCCGAAATAATTTCCATGGTAACTCCTTTGACCTCTCCTACAACTCCAAAATGAACGACAATAGTTTTGATGGGAATTTCTGGGGATCCTATAGCGGATACGATCTGGATAAGGATGGAGTAGGGGACCAACCCTATAGACCCGTCAAGCTCTTTTCCTACATCGTCAATCAGACTCCGGAAACCATCGTTTTGCTCAGAAGTCTTTTCATAGATCTGATTAATTTCTCAGAGAAAGTTTCCCCTTCTTTTACTCCAGATGATTTGGTTGATCATTCACCCTCAATGAAACAATTTCAATGA
- a CDS encoding o-succinylbenzoate synthase has translation MQTIPTIRFEFIKRNLIFRFDAGTSRGVLKTKEVFWIKAFRESEPDLIGWGEAAPLVKLSPDDRPDFEQVLEKTLRDLEKESWSMEEASILEKVANLIPFELPSIRFGVETALLDLLNGGNQKIVSNPFYEKGLPIPINGLIWMGSAEFMKQQIDEKLAQGFHCIKMKIGAIDFEKELELLHYIRSNYSASEISLRVDANGAFAPEEALSKLAALHQLDLHSIEQPIRSGQGEEMKKLCMASELPIALDEELIGVKDKAGLLDQINPPYIILKPSLLGGIKETRAWISEAEKRGIGWWMTSALESNIGLNSISQLTSQYQPSIPQGLGTGKLFHNNLNSPLTVREGNIYYEVEVPWELPS, from the coding sequence ATGCAGACTATTCCAACCATCCGATTTGAATTCATTAAAAGGAATCTAATTTTTCGATTCGATGCTGGAACCTCAAGAGGGGTTTTGAAAACGAAAGAAGTGTTTTGGATTAAGGCCTTTCGCGAAAGTGAACCCGACTTGATCGGATGGGGAGAAGCGGCTCCATTGGTGAAATTAAGTCCAGATGACAGGCCTGATTTTGAGCAGGTATTGGAAAAAACGCTCCGGGATTTGGAAAAGGAATCCTGGTCCATGGAGGAAGCCTCAATTTTGGAAAAGGTAGCCAATTTGATCCCATTTGAATTACCGAGTATTCGATTTGGAGTGGAAACAGCATTGTTGGATTTGTTGAATGGCGGTAATCAAAAGATTGTTTCGAATCCATTTTATGAGAAAGGGCTTCCAATTCCTATTAATGGGCTCATTTGGATGGGTAGTGCTGAATTCATGAAACAGCAAATTGATGAAAAGTTGGCCCAGGGGTTTCACTGCATCAAAATGAAAATCGGAGCCATTGATTTTGAAAAAGAGCTTGAGTTATTACACTATATCCGCAGCAATTATTCCGCTTCAGAAATCTCGTTGAGAGTGGATGCGAATGGAGCATTTGCACCCGAAGAAGCACTTTCTAAACTGGCTGCTTTACATCAATTGGATCTGCATAGCATCGAACAGCCGATTCGGTCCGGGCAGGGTGAAGAAATGAAGAAGCTATGCATGGCCTCTGAATTACCGATCGCTTTGGATGAGGAACTCATAGGAGTCAAGGATAAAGCCGGGTTATTGGATCAGATCAATCCTCCTTATATTATTTTGAAGCCAAGTTTATTGGGAGGTATCAAAGAAACCAGAGCTTGGATCAGCGAAGCCGAAAAACGTGGGATTGGCTGGTGGATGACTTCCGCTTTGGAAAGCAATATAGGCTTAAACTCCATTAGTCAGTTGACAAGTCAATATCAGCCATCCATTCCACAGGGGTTGGGTACCGGGAAGTTGTTTCACAATAATTTGAATTCTCCGCTAACTGTTCGTGAGGGGAATATTTATTACGAGGTCGAAGTTCCTTGGGAATTGCCCTCTTAA
- a CDS encoding ABC transporter permease produces the protein MIKIFKYSFSDLIRSRWSFIYLGFYLLLGIVLLFLNNDLSKGIITLMNVIVVLTPMIGTIFGVMYFYNSREFTELLLAQPIKRSKIFLGQFLGISISLALSLIIGLGIPFLVYGLFKSREILNFIFLLISGTFLTFIFVALAICIALFNSNKIKGFGYAILMWLFFAVIYDGLILLAMMVFKDYPLDNFALIASFLNPIDLSRIMILLKLDISALLGYTGALFQRFFGTGLGLIASWTMLLIWTIIPLILMIRKARKKNF, from the coding sequence ATGATCAAGATATTCAAGTATAGTTTCTCGGATTTGATCCGGAGTAGATGGAGTTTTATTTATTTGGGATTTTACCTGCTGCTAGGGATTGTTTTGTTGTTTCTCAACAATGATCTCTCTAAGGGAATTATCACCCTAATGAACGTCATTGTGGTCTTGACTCCGATGATCGGGACTATTTTTGGGGTGATGTATTTCTACAACTCCCGGGAATTCACCGAACTCCTTTTGGCCCAACCCATCAAAAGATCGAAGATTTTCTTGGGACAATTCCTCGGAATATCCATTTCCCTTGCTTTGAGCCTGATTATTGGTTTGGGGATTCCCTTCTTGGTCTATGGACTCTTCAAATCAAGAGAGATCCTCAATTTCATCTTTCTACTGATTTCTGGGACCTTTTTGACTTTTATTTTCGTAGCCTTGGCCATTTGCATAGCGCTTTTTAATTCCAATAAGATCAAAGGCTTTGGATATGCGATTTTGATGTGGCTCTTTTTCGCTGTGATTTACGATGGCTTGATTTTGCTAGCCATGATGGTTTTTAAGGACTATCCTCTGGACAATTTTGCCCTGATCGCCAGCTTCCTCAATCCAATCGACCTGTCCAGAATCATGATTCTACTCAAACTCGACATCTCTGCACTTTTGGGATATACCGGAGCATTATTCCAGCGCTTTTTTGGTACTGGGCTTGGATTGATTGCCTCTTGGACCATGCTTTTGATCTGGACGATTATCCCTCTTATTTTAATGATTCGAAAGGCCCGTAAAAAGAACTTCTAA
- a CDS encoding lactonase family protein codes for MDQSENIYTFLIGTYTDAADQGINLLKFNPGKDILEVTLLAPDVQNPSFVLGNKEGNFVFALEESAGVKGGEVLSFNLNRTSDSLELVDKVPSFGDHPCYLGLSPNEKHLTVGNYTGGSLSIYEITPEGKLLHQQTIQHHGKGTNPDRQEGPHVHSTVFSPDGSRLLVADLGTNKLYNYKVSPEDEEPLSLVNELSLSAGDGPRHLVFSKDGNTLFLVQEMSAMLEIIGFNNDTFTPKQRLSLLDENFEGAVGAAEVKLSPDGENIYVSNRGDANTISVFKKAQDGTFSRIQNTGSGGLMPRNFNLTHDGKYLLAAHQASNDIVVFERNEENGTLALTNWKVKVHKPVYLFQLPH; via the coding sequence ATGGATCAATCTGAAAACATATACACTTTTCTGATAGGCACCTATACAGATGCTGCGGATCAAGGGATCAACTTATTGAAATTCAACCCAGGTAAAGATATTCTTGAAGTTACCCTATTAGCACCTGATGTGCAAAACCCATCTTTCGTATTAGGTAATAAAGAGGGAAACTTTGTATTTGCCTTGGAAGAATCTGCCGGAGTAAAGGGTGGAGAGGTACTCAGTTTTAACTTAAATAGGACATCAGATTCATTGGAGCTTGTGGATAAAGTCCCTTCTTTCGGTGACCACCCTTGCTATTTAGGTTTATCCCCAAATGAAAAACACCTTACTGTAGGTAATTATACGGGAGGAAGTCTAAGTATCTATGAAATCACCCCAGAAGGAAAGCTGCTCCATCAGCAAACCATTCAGCATCATGGAAAAGGGACAAACCCGGATAGACAGGAAGGCCCCCATGTTCATAGTACCGTTTTCAGCCCTGATGGGTCCAGGCTATTGGTGGCAGACCTTGGAACCAATAAACTATACAATTACAAGGTAAGCCCGGAGGATGAAGAGCCTTTGTCTCTGGTCAATGAATTGAGTCTTTCCGCAGGAGATGGTCCAAGGCATTTAGTGTTCTCAAAAGATGGCAACACCCTCTTCCTAGTGCAAGAAATGTCTGCAATGCTAGAAATAATCGGGTTCAACAATGACACCTTTACTCCCAAACAACGGCTCAGTTTATTGGATGAAAATTTTGAAGGAGCGGTGGGTGCTGCTGAAGTGAAATTATCTCCAGATGGTGAAAACATCTATGTTTCCAACAGAGGGGATGCCAACACCATCTCCGTATTTAAAAAAGCCCAAGATGGAACATTCTCAAGAATTCAAAATACTGGCTCCGGCGGACTCATGCCGAGAAATTTTAACCTGACCCACGATGGAAAATACCTGTTAGCCGCGCATCAGGCCAGCAATGATATTGTGGTATTCGAAAGAAATGAAGAAAATGGGACTTTAGCCTTGACAAACTGGAAAGTGAAAGTCCATAAACCAGTTTACTTGTTTCAATTACCTCATTAA
- a CDS encoding S-adenosylmethionine:tRNA ribosyltransferase-isomerase — MNIPQIDLKEYEYTLPEERIARFPLEKRDSSKLLHFKNQVITHQRFSDIPNLLPEDSLLVYNNTKVIPARLIFQRETGARIEIFLLQPIAPTTVIPEIMLAKHPVIWETMIGNLKKWKDGEILQGRIIYQNQEIILSAKLINRDRREVEFSWDQEQIAFVDVVEASGEVPLPPYLNRKPVAEDRDRYQTVYSQKEGAVAAPTAGLHFTNEVLEKLRKKGVKTEEVTLHVSAGTFQPIKSKNITEHPMHSEQIHVAIDTIRNLLQHEGKMVAVGTTSVRTLESLYWYGVKLLRNDGEEFNIPKLYPYTESSVHPHYKDSFQAILSHMEAKGMDTLVGSTEIFIFPGYQFQVVNGLITNFHQPGSTLILLIASILGNRWREIYEEALNSGYRFLSYGDSSLLWID; from the coding sequence ATGAATATCCCCCAGATTGATTTAAAGGAATACGAATATACATTACCAGAAGAGAGAATTGCTAGGTTTCCGCTTGAAAAAAGGGATTCTTCCAAACTCCTCCATTTCAAAAATCAGGTAATTACACATCAGCGATTTTCGGACATCCCCAATTTATTGCCGGAGGATAGTCTTTTGGTTTATAACAATACCAAAGTCATTCCTGCACGCCTTATTTTTCAACGAGAAACAGGTGCACGAATTGAAATTTTCCTACTTCAACCCATCGCTCCTACTACCGTCATCCCTGAAATTATGCTTGCGAAGCATCCAGTGATTTGGGAGACCATGATCGGAAATTTAAAAAAATGGAAAGATGGAGAAATCCTTCAAGGAAGGATCATCTATCAAAATCAGGAAATAATCCTTTCTGCCAAATTAATCAATAGGGATCGTAGAGAGGTTGAGTTTTCATGGGATCAAGAACAGATTGCGTTTGTCGATGTGGTGGAAGCCAGTGGAGAAGTCCCATTACCCCCCTATTTAAATCGAAAGCCAGTAGCCGAAGATCGTGATAGATACCAAACAGTCTATTCCCAAAAAGAGGGTGCAGTGGCTGCCCCAACCGCTGGACTTCACTTTACAAATGAAGTTTTAGAAAAACTCCGAAAAAAAGGGGTGAAAACGGAGGAAGTAACATTGCATGTCAGTGCGGGGACTTTTCAACCCATCAAGTCGAAAAATATCACCGAACACCCCATGCATAGCGAACAGATCCACGTAGCTATTGACACCATCAGAAATCTGCTCCAGCATGAGGGAAAGATGGTGGCTGTTGGCACCACCTCCGTCAGAACCTTGGAAAGTCTGTATTGGTACGGTGTGAAGCTATTGAGAAATGATGGAGAGGAATTCAACATTCCTAAACTTTATCCATATACAGAATCCTCCGTTCACCCTCATTACAAAGATTCCTTTCAAGCTATTTTAAGTCATATGGAAGCCAAAGGAATGGATACCTTAGTGGGTTCAACGGAAATTTTCATCTTCCCAGGTTACCAATTTCAAGTTGTTAATGGGTTGATTACCAATTTCCACCAACCTGGATCTACCTTGATTCTTTTAATAGCGTCTATTCTTGGTAATCGATGGAGAGAAATTTATGAGGAAGCATTAAATTCTGGTTATAGATTCTTGAGTTACGGGGATAGCAGTCTACTTTGGATAGATTAA